The following are encoded together in the Armatimonadota bacterium genome:
- the ribD gene encoding bifunctional diaminohydroxyphosphoribosylaminopyrimidine deaminase/5-amino-6-(5-phosphoribosylamino)uracil reductase RibD — MRASDNDDARFMRRALELASRGLGRTSPNPAVGAVVVASGEIVGEGWHVRAGEPHAEPIALVNAGERARGATLYVTLEPCSHWGRTPPCTEAIIEAGISRVVFAAYDCDPRCSGKAAPRLQEMGIEVTPGVLAGEALRLLESYNKHKCTGLPFVTLKLAASLDGRTATHTGNSRWITSPESRQRVHQWRNTTDAVMVGVGTILADNPQLSTRLITPDSRDAVRVVVDTQARTPADARVITQRAPETKCIIAVGQGADESRVSALAQAGADVLRLPLGTDGRVNLQALMAQLGSLNIMSVLLEGGNELAGAAVQAGLVDKIAFFYAPRLIGGASAPGMLGGVGVTAVADARVVDVFNVERIGPDILVEGYVSARK, encoded by the coding sequence ATGCGCGCAAGCGACAACGACGATGCACGCTTCATGAGACGTGCCCTCGAGCTTGCCTCCAGAGGACTCGGACGAACCAGCCCCAACCCCGCAGTCGGCGCCGTTGTGGTGGCGAGTGGTGAGATCGTGGGTGAAGGCTGGCACGTGAGGGCCGGTGAACCTCACGCCGAGCCCATCGCCCTCGTGAATGCAGGCGAACGTGCGCGCGGGGCGACCCTCTACGTGACCCTGGAGCCTTGCAGCCACTGGGGCCGGACACCCCCCTGTACTGAGGCTATCATCGAAGCCGGCATCAGCCGCGTGGTCTTCGCCGCCTACGACTGCGACCCGCGCTGTTCGGGCAAGGCAGCCCCGCGCCTCCAGGAGATGGGCATCGAGGTCACCCCTGGCGTCCTGGCCGGGGAGGCCCTGCGCCTGTTAGAGTCGTACAACAAACACAAGTGCACCGGTCTGCCCTTCGTCACCCTCAAACTCGCGGCCTCGCTGGACGGTCGCACCGCAACCCATACCGGGAACTCGCGCTGGATCACCAGTCCAGAATCCCGCCAGCGCGTGCATCAGTGGCGTAACACCACGGACGCGGTCATGGTCGGCGTGGGCACGATTCTGGCCGACAATCCCCAACTCTCGACCCGCCTGATCACACCGGATTCCCGCGATGCCGTGCGGGTGGTGGTTGACACTCAGGCGCGGACACCTGCGGACGCGAGAGTCATCACGCAGAGGGCCCCGGAAACAAAGTGCATCATCGCGGTGGGGCAGGGCGCCGACGAGTCGCGAGTGAGCGCGCTCGCTCAGGCCGGGGCCGATGTGCTACGCCTGCCTCTGGGCACGGATGGCCGCGTCAACCTCCAGGCGCTCATGGCCCAACTGGGATCACTGAACATCATGAGCGTGCTGCTTGAGGGCGGGAACGAACTGGCCGGTGCAGCGGTTCAGGCCGGCCTCGTGGACAAGATCGCCTTCTTCTACGCGCCGCGCCTCATTGGCGGAGCCTCCGCGCCCGGGATGCTGGGCGGTGTGGGTGTAACGGCGGTGGCGGACGCGCGCGTCGTGGATGTGTTCAACGTCGAGCGGATCGGACCGGACATCCTGGTGGAAGGGTATGTCTCGGCGCGGAAGTGA
- a CDS encoding TIGR00266 family protein, producing MQHQILYRPSYSLLQLLMSQGESIQAEAGAMVSMTPNIQMQTQARGGILGGIKRLVGGESFFINHFTCGSGDGEMTLAPPLPGDIMDIPLGGVMFVQSGSYIANTDGISIDTKWSGARGFFSGEGFFLLKAEGTGQLFVSSYGAIHVLELAEGQRYVADTGHMVAFDGSVTYSVRGSGGLKETFLSGEGLVCEFTGPGRLYLQTRSMDAFLKFLIPKLPKNQ from the coding sequence GTGCAGCATCAGATCCTGTACCGGCCATCGTACTCGCTCCTGCAGCTGCTCATGTCCCAGGGAGAGTCGATCCAGGCGGAAGCCGGCGCGATGGTGTCGATGACGCCGAACATCCAGATGCAGACGCAGGCGCGCGGCGGAATACTCGGCGGGATCAAGCGCCTGGTTGGCGGGGAGAGCTTCTTCATCAACCACTTCACGTGCGGCTCGGGCGACGGGGAGATGACCCTCGCGCCGCCACTGCCCGGGGATATCATGGACATCCCCCTGGGAGGGGTCATGTTCGTGCAGTCGGGCTCTTACATCGCGAACACCGACGGTATATCAATTGACACCAAATGGAGCGGCGCGCGAGGGTTCTTCTCGGGTGAAGGTTTCTTCCTGCTCAAGGCTGAAGGCACCGGGCAGCTTTTCGTCAGCTCTTACGGAGCGATACACGTCCTGGAGCTTGCCGAAGGGCAGCGCTATGTGGCGGATACCGGACACATGGTGGCCTTCGATGGCAGCGTGACCTACAGCGTACGCGGGTCCGGTGGCCTGAAAGAGACCTTCCTGTCCGGTGAGGGCCTGGTCTGCGAGTTCACCGGTCCCGGCAGGCTCTACCTCCAGACCCGGAGCATGGATGCATTCCTGAAATTCTTGATCCCGAAGTTGCCCAAGAATCAATAG
- a CDS encoding glycosyltransferase family 2 protein, with the protein MSCETRPVVERLPSLSVFFPCHNEVDNIERLVLRALEVLPQVADEFEIIIVNDGSRDGTRELADRLASEHAAVRAVHHDVNRGYGGALKSGFAASRYEFIFFTDGDGQFDLGEITLLIALLERADIGVGWRIKRADPFIRLVNAKAYCTMIRLLFGLKVRDIDCAFKLLPRRVLESVELHSDGALISAELLIKARHAGFKVAETGVHHYPRLAGEQSGARLSVILRMFKELWALRSELRAASAPRPD; encoded by the coding sequence ATGTCCTGCGAGACCCGTCCCGTCGTTGAAAGGCTCCCATCCCTCTCGGTCTTCTTCCCCTGCCATAACGAAGTGGACAATATCGAGCGACTGGTTCTGCGGGCTCTTGAAGTGCTGCCTCAGGTCGCGGATGAGTTCGAAATCATCATCGTCAATGATGGCAGCCGTGACGGGACCCGGGAGCTGGCGGACCGCCTGGCATCCGAACATGCGGCAGTGCGGGCGGTCCACCACGACGTCAACCGAGGCTATGGCGGGGCGCTGAAGTCGGGTTTCGCAGCATCGAGATACGAGTTCATCTTTTTCACCGACGGTGATGGTCAGTTTGATCTGGGTGAGATCACGCTCCTCATCGCCCTGCTCGAACGGGCGGACATTGGAGTGGGCTGGCGCATCAAGCGCGCTGACCCGTTCATCCGACTGGTCAACGCGAAAGCTTACTGCACAATGATCCGCCTGTTGTTCGGGCTGAAGGTCCGCGACATCGACTGCGCGTTCAAGTTGCTGCCACGCAGGGTCCTGGAAAGCGTTGAACTGCATAGCGACGGAGCGCTCATTAGTGCGGAATTGCTCATCAAGGCGCGCCACGCGGGTTTCAAGGTAGCCGAGACAGGCGTCCACCACTATCCCAGACTGGCGGGCGAACAGTCCGGCGCGCGGCTGTCCGTGATCCTGCGGATGTTCAAGGAACTTTGGGCGTTGCGCAGTGAACTCCGTGCTGCATCGGCTCCGCGGCCAGATTAG
- a CDS encoding nitroreductase family protein has product MSSDITPETPGQTISNELCTRCGLCVTVCPAWVYRRTDGLVEVDRQMSGRCVQCGHCMAICPTGAVTVSGLDPAQFGELGGKPAEVEALETLFRGRRSVRKYRNQPVPRELLQRIIDAAAMAPMGFPPSEVEITVLPTRDVVEKLVAPTISQCEQLRKMLSNPVGRFIFHRMASTKAAVVVEQKLAPLLEPWLKLYHEQGIDFVTWGAPAMLLFHVAKSAAAGETDCVIASTYAMLEAEAMGLGSIMLGLANSTLARDAALRTELSIPADNQVLSVLALGYPTHSFRRSIPRRFRSVHWADQATSEHS; this is encoded by the coding sequence ATGTCGAGTGATATCACTCCGGAAACACCCGGCCAGACGATCTCGAACGAACTCTGCACCCGCTGCGGATTGTGCGTGACCGTTTGCCCTGCGTGGGTCTACCGCCGCACCGACGGGTTGGTGGAAGTCGATCGGCAGATGAGCGGCCGATGCGTCCAGTGCGGTCACTGCATGGCAATCTGCCCGACGGGAGCGGTGACGGTGAGTGGCCTGGATCCCGCGCAGTTCGGCGAACTGGGCGGGAAGCCTGCCGAAGTCGAGGCTCTCGAAACCCTCTTTCGCGGACGCAGGTCGGTACGCAAGTACCGGAACCAGCCGGTGCCCCGCGAACTGCTACAGCGGATCATCGACGCGGCCGCCATGGCGCCCATGGGGTTCCCGCCCAGCGAAGTTGAGATCACCGTCCTCCCCACGCGCGATGTTGTGGAGAAACTGGTGGCCCCCACCATTTCGCAATGCGAGCAACTCAGGAAGATGCTATCCAATCCCGTCGGTCGTTTCATCTTCCACCGCATGGCGTCGACAAAGGCGGCGGTCGTTGTCGAGCAGAAACTGGCGCCTCTGCTAGAGCCGTGGCTGAAGCTGTACCACGAACAGGGGATCGACTTTGTGACCTGGGGCGCTCCCGCCATGCTGCTGTTCCATGTCGCGAAGTCTGCTGCCGCGGGCGAGACGGACTGCGTGATCGCGTCGACGTACGCCATGCTGGAGGCGGAGGCAATGGGTCTGGGCTCTATCATGCTGGGCCTGGCGAACAGCACACTGGCGCGCGATGCGGCATTACGCACGGAGCTTTCGATACCTGCCGACAACCAGGTGCTTAGCGTACTCGCCCTGGGCTACCCGACCCACAGCTTCCGCAGGAGCATCCCGCGGCGTTTCCGGTCGGTGCACTGGGCCGACCAGGCGACGAGCGAGCACTCCTGA
- a CDS encoding glycosyltransferase family 4 protein: protein MPAKRIAFVDHAEQLGGAQKSLIELLGNLDRARYEPVLLCAKKADWLERADLNGVEKVRVFESSEVLGWRRDRLANSWIQSVGVVSRALGPVSNLISALRQVRPDLVHTNTLKAHMLGSAAAKLLGLPLVWHVRDILEPGGALTWLIRAGRWSKPRVIAISNAVRDQFEGCNIDVEVIYNGIPLDRFAPGPADEALRDEFGITSGARVITVVGRLTPWKGHRVLLEALNLILPEYPDAVLIVVGEVAFWETDYLGELQGYAQELGVAQAVRWLGFRDDVAEILALTDVFALPSENEPFGRAIIEAMAAGKPVVATRSGGVPEIVVDGETGLLVEPRSKTQLAQAICQLLGDTQMAARMGQAGLERAKRSFDTHRVAETVQALYDRTLRARMSRASRR, encoded by the coding sequence ATGCCAGCCAAACGCATTGCTTTCGTTGACCACGCCGAGCAACTCGGGGGCGCACAGAAGAGCCTGATCGAGCTGTTGGGGAACCTGGATCGGGCGCGTTACGAGCCTGTGCTGCTCTGCGCGAAGAAAGCGGACTGGCTGGAGCGTGCCGACCTGAATGGCGTGGAGAAGGTGCGGGTGTTTGAGTCATCCGAAGTGCTGGGGTGGCGCCGGGATCGGCTGGCAAACTCCTGGATCCAGTCTGTCGGGGTGGTCTCAAGGGCTCTGGGGCCGGTGAGCAATCTCATCAGCGCCCTGCGCCAGGTGCGGCCGGACCTGGTTCACACGAACACCCTGAAGGCACACATGCTTGGTTCGGCGGCCGCGAAGCTGTTGGGCCTGCCCTTGGTGTGGCACGTGCGCGACATCCTGGAACCGGGCGGTGCCCTCACCTGGCTCATTCGGGCGGGACGGTGGTCCAAACCCAGGGTCATCGCGATCTCAAACGCCGTGCGCGACCAGTTTGAAGGCTGCAATATCGACGTTGAAGTGATTTACAACGGGATCCCGCTGGACCGGTTTGCACCAGGACCGGCGGACGAGGCCCTGCGCGACGAGTTTGGCATAACTTCCGGAGCACGCGTCATCACCGTAGTCGGGCGGTTGACGCCCTGGAAGGGACATCGGGTCCTGCTCGAAGCGCTGAATCTGATCCTGCCTGAATACCCGGACGCGGTGCTGATTGTGGTGGGTGAGGTGGCCTTCTGGGAGACCGACTATCTCGGCGAACTTCAGGGCTATGCGCAGGAATTGGGCGTAGCTCAGGCCGTGCGTTGGCTGGGGTTCCGCGACGACGTTGCAGAAATCCTCGCGCTGACGGACGTGTTCGCCCTGCCTTCGGAGAACGAACCTTTCGGCCGGGCGATCATTGAGGCGATGGCCGCAGGCAAGCCGGTGGTGGCAACACGCTCAGGCGGCGTGCCCGAAATCGTGGTTGATGGCGAGACGGGGTTGCTGGTCGAACCCCGGTCGAAGACTCAACTCGCTCAGGCGATCTGCCAGTTGCTTGGCGACACACAGATGGCCGCGCGCATGGGGCAGGCCGGACTCGAGCGAGCCAAGCGATCTTTCGATACACACCGCGTGGCCGAAACTGTTCAGGCGCTGTACGACCGGACGCTTCGGGCACGAATGTCCAGAGCATCGCGTCGCTGA
- a CDS encoding GGDEF domain-containing protein encodes MILGNEQLRREVADALATNGLKPYHIGAPGQRLHALVVIADAPDRLDNLPIPGGDCSPSPSPSVMLLASRTPCYSRAQAIDAGAEDLFVWPDDSAELIARARAVIRRRSADLDLHPLTGLPGGAALQRRLEEGLKHRGKLAVLGLDLCHFKAFNDCYGFQRGDQVLLETAEMLQMVAGEDGIVYHIGGDDYFIITSPGKADDVATRAVEAFADRSRSFYDADDASRGFLTALDRATGEPVRFPLMTLTVACATNEAEDVAHVGQLSRILAELKEYARAAGRQYARDRRAVHDVGRALRIKHVREHEADTGG; translated from the coding sequence ATGATCCTCGGCAACGAGCAACTCCGCAGGGAGGTAGCGGATGCTCTTGCCACGAACGGCTTGAAGCCATACCACATCGGTGCCCCGGGGCAGCGGTTGCACGCCCTCGTGGTCATCGCTGACGCTCCAGATCGGCTCGACAACCTGCCGATTCCCGGGGGCGACTGCAGCCCGTCGCCGAGTCCTTCGGTGATGCTGCTGGCATCCCGGACGCCCTGCTACAGCCGGGCACAGGCCATCGACGCCGGCGCGGAAGACCTGTTCGTGTGGCCCGACGACTCCGCTGAGCTTATTGCCAGAGCGCGGGCGGTCATCCGGCGACGATCGGCGGACCTTGACCTGCACCCGCTCACCGGCCTGCCTGGGGGCGCCGCGCTGCAGCGGCGACTGGAAGAGGGCCTGAAGCATCGGGGCAAGCTGGCAGTCCTCGGGCTGGACCTGTGCCACTTCAAGGCCTTCAACGATTGCTACGGCTTTCAGCGCGGCGACCAGGTGCTCCTGGAAACCGCAGAAATGCTCCAGATGGTAGCAGGGGAAGACGGAATCGTTTATCATATTGGTGGCGACGATTACTTCATCATCACCAGCCCGGGCAAGGCGGATGACGTGGCGACCCGGGCCGTGGAAGCTTTCGCGGATCGCAGCCGGAGCTTCTACGATGCGGATGATGCGTCGCGGGGATTCTTGACCGCGCTCGACCGGGCAACCGGTGAGCCCGTTCGTTTTCCGCTCATGACACTCACGGTGGCGTGCGCCACCAATGAAGCGGAAGATGTCGCCCACGTGGGCCAGCTGTCGCGCATCCTTGCTGAACTGAAGGAATACGCACGTGCCGCAGGGCGGCAGTACGCGCGGGATCGCAGAGCCGTCCATGACGTGGGTCGTGCGCTGCGGATCAAGCACGTGAGAGAGCACGAGGCTGATACAGGAGGCTAG
- a CDS encoding deoxyribose-phosphate aldolase has translation MYELSAETMEAITDQRVAGPDRLEQYIQWRPRRDTLTEDGRLVILAADHPARMITAVGDEPYRMGRRAEYLGRIIRVLESGAVDGLMGTPDILEEMMILDSLRVDQGLPSLLAGRLLVGCMNRGGLAGTVFEMEDTFTAYTVDQMVRTRVDAAKMMLRLEPLESASGRTITACAMAINNCVDAGLPVFLEPLMVAYHDGKYVVDNSVEAMVKICGVASGLGKSSWKTWMKLPVSVDFSQVAAATSCPILLLGGPSTGDPSALIADFQRCLEAAANVRGALVGRNVLYPGDADPADVARAVWRVVHG, from the coding sequence ATGTACGAACTCAGCGCCGAGACCATGGAGGCAATCACCGACCAGCGCGTTGCCGGGCCGGACCGTCTCGAACAGTATATCCAGTGGCGTCCTCGACGCGATACACTGACCGAAGACGGCCGCCTGGTGATCCTTGCTGCCGACCATCCCGCGCGTATGATCACCGCCGTCGGCGATGAACCCTATCGCATGGGCAGACGGGCGGAATACCTCGGCCGAATCATTCGGGTGCTGGAGAGTGGGGCTGTGGACGGACTCATGGGCACCCCGGATATCCTCGAAGAGATGATGATCCTGGATTCCCTGCGGGTGGACCAGGGCCTTCCGAGCCTGCTGGCGGGCAGGCTCCTGGTGGGCTGCATGAACCGCGGCGGTCTTGCGGGCACCGTCTTTGAAATGGAGGACACTTTCACCGCCTATACGGTGGACCAGATGGTGCGCACTCGAGTGGACGCCGCGAAGATGATGCTGCGTTTAGAGCCTCTGGAATCCGCCAGCGGACGGACCATCACGGCCTGCGCCATGGCGATCAACAACTGTGTAGACGCGGGACTGCCGGTGTTTCTGGAGCCGCTCATGGTTGCCTATCATGACGGCAAGTATGTTGTGGATAACTCTGTGGAAGCGATGGTGAAAATCTGTGGGGTTGCCAGCGGGCTGGGGAAAAGTTCGTGGAAAACCTGGATGAAACTGCCTGTTTCTGTGGATTTCTCACAGGTCGCAGCCGCCACATCTTGCCCGATTCTATTGCTTGGGGGGCCGTCCACCGGGGATCCTTCCGCCCTGATTGCCGACTTTCAGCGTTGTCTGGAAGCTGCCGCCAATGTGCGCGGGGCGCTGGTCGGGCGGAATGTCCTGTATCCAGGCGATGCGGACCCGGCCGATGTAGCGAGGGCCGTGTGGCGCGTCGTGCATGGGTAG
- a CDS encoding response regulator, producing MASQSAASAAPGNTMPAYILVVEDDEGMRHALRTYLDSLGYEVRTAVNGTEALRLIARRKPDLMILDLLMEEMSGWEVLETLRSSDATWDIRVLVLTGLSSDSHEAKGWFLGCDWYEIKKKPLQFDDIGLVVERLLAIDPHEERRIMPQT from the coding sequence ATGGCCAGTCAGAGCGCGGCGTCCGCAGCGCCCGGCAATACCATGCCGGCGTACATACTGGTGGTAGAAGACGACGAGGGCATGCGCCACGCGCTCCGAACGTACCTTGACTCCCTCGGGTATGAGGTGCGCACGGCTGTGAATGGCACCGAAGCTCTGCGGCTCATCGCGCGCCGCAAGCCGGACCTGATGATCCTCGATTTGCTCATGGAGGAAATGTCCGGCTGGGAAGTGCTGGAGACCCTGCGCAGTAGCGACGCGACCTGGGACATCCGCGTACTCGTGCTCACGGGCCTGTCATCCGATTCCCACGAGGCCAAGGGGTGGTTCCTGGGTTGCGACTGGTACGAGATCAAGAAAAAGCCTCTCCAATTTGACGACATCGGGCTTGTGGTGGAGCGGCTGCTTGCAATCGACCCGCACGAGGAGCGCCGCATCATGCCGCAGACGTGA
- a CDS encoding DUF72 domain-containing protein: protein MIYVGTSGYSYDDWVGPFYPEGLDKSRFLEYYARKFRAVEVNYTYYRMPTAQTLAAMSRKTGPDFRFTVKAPGDLTHQRTDDPALFAQFRAAVQPLVDDGKLGCILAQFPFSFRPSEKTRKYLVWFREHLSDVPVVVEFRNTEWVSPGTINDLRTLGLGFCCVDEPRLKGLMPPVAGATSPVGYVRFHGRNTAKWFEHEHAWERYDYLYSDDEMREWLDKTAKIAAQAEHTFVFFNNHYNAQAVQNAGRFVELLQEADLAG from the coding sequence ATGATCTACGTGGGCACCTCAGGGTACTCCTATGACGACTGGGTCGGGCCATTCTACCCAGAAGGGCTGGACAAGAGCCGATTCCTGGAGTATTACGCGCGCAAGTTCCGTGCGGTGGAAGTGAACTACACCTACTACCGGATGCCCACAGCGCAGACTCTCGCCGCGATGTCGCGCAAGACCGGCCCGGACTTCCGCTTCACCGTAAAGGCCCCGGGGGACCTCACCCACCAGCGCACCGATGACCCGGCGCTCTTCGCCCAGTTCCGCGCCGCCGTGCAGCCCCTGGTGGATGATGGCAAGCTCGGCTGCATTCTGGCCCAGTTTCCCTTCTCATTCCGGCCCTCTGAGAAGACGCGCAAATACCTGGTCTGGTTCCGCGAACATCTCTCGGACGTGCCGGTGGTGGTGGAGTTCCGCAATACCGAATGGGTTAGCCCCGGGACGATCAACGACCTGCGCACCCTCGGTCTGGGCTTCTGCTGCGTTGATGAGCCCCGGCTGAAAGGACTCATGCCGCCGGTTGCGGGTGCCACATCGCCGGTGGGCTATGTCCGATTTCACGGGCGTAACACGGCGAAGTGGTTTGAGCACGAGCACGCCTGGGAGCGGTACGATTACCTGTATTCTGATGACGAAATGCGCGAGTGGCTGGACAAAACCGCGAAAATCGCCGCACAGGCCGAGCACACCTTTGTCTTTTTCAACAACCACTACAATGCCCAGGCGGTCCAGAATGCGGGCCGATTCGTGGAGCTTCTCCAGGAGGCAGACCTGGCCGGATAG
- a CDS encoding response regulator transcription factor: MDPINVLVVDDHTLFRKSLCSLLEQDARVHVLGEVASHEDMRQLLPHIAGDLQVILMDYHLGDDEPNGVSATRWVLERYPHIPVLMLTMHDEREVLIRVARAGAKGYVLKDAEVEDLVTAIRLAAEGKGYLSPQMMGRAMMEIARVPLDGPDEQPAVTPETYSLTPREMDVLRRVVQGMTYSEIAGELLVSVSQVKQLAGSILTKLGAKDKAHAAAMAVARKLVPPPD; the protein is encoded by the coding sequence ATGGATCCAATCAATGTACTTGTAGTGGATGATCACACGCTGTTCCGCAAGAGCCTGTGCTCCCTGCTTGAACAGGACGCACGGGTGCATGTATTGGGCGAGGTCGCGAGTCACGAGGACATGCGGCAGTTGCTGCCCCACATCGCCGGTGATCTTCAGGTGATCCTGATGGATTACCACCTCGGCGACGATGAACCCAATGGCGTATCGGCCACGCGCTGGGTTCTGGAGCGTTACCCTCACATTCCTGTTCTCATGCTCACCATGCACGACGAAAGGGAGGTGCTGATCCGGGTAGCGCGCGCCGGCGCCAAGGGCTACGTTCTCAAGGACGCCGAGGTCGAGGACCTGGTGACTGCAATCCGACTCGCGGCCGAGGGCAAGGGTTACCTGTCCCCGCAGATGATGGGTCGCGCGATGATGGAAATCGCGCGAGTGCCTCTCGATGGGCCGGACGAACAACCCGCTGTGACGCCCGAGACATACAGCCTCACGCCGCGCGAAATGGATGTGCTCAGGCGCGTGGTGCAGGGCATGACGTACAGCGAGATCGCCGGGGAACTGCTGGTAAGCGTGAGTCAGGTAAAGCAGTTGGCGGGCAGCATCCTGACCAAGCTCGGCGCCAAGGACAAGGCACATGCCGCGGCGATGGCTGTGGCACGCAAACTCGTGCCTCCGCCGGACTGA
- a CDS encoding response regulator, with protein sequence MTTGDQTRATILLVDDFRDMVMATRIFLEGEGYRVLEAYDGVQCLEILERVTPDLIILDVMMPRLDGWATLTRIQADERWKCVPVLMLTALNDPVNVKIGGELGCTWYYTKPVTDYCDFARVIERILSGSDVPEARFSSC encoded by the coding sequence ATGACGACCGGGGACCAGACGCGCGCGACCATACTGCTGGTGGATGATTTCCGCGACATGGTAATGGCGACCCGGATATTCCTCGAGGGCGAAGGGTACCGGGTACTGGAGGCGTACGACGGGGTCCAATGTCTGGAGATCCTCGAGAGGGTCACGCCGGACCTTATCATCCTCGACGTGATGATGCCCCGGCTGGACGGTTGGGCCACTCTCACGCGGATCCAGGCGGATGAGCGCTGGAAGTGCGTACCGGTGCTCATGCTGACGGCGCTGAACGATCCGGTGAACGTCAAGATCGGCGGCGAACTGGGTTGCACGTGGTACTACACGAAGCCGGTCACAGACTACTGTGACTTCGCCCGGGTGATCGAACGCATCCTTAGTGGAAGCGACGTCCCCGAAGCGCGCTTCAGCAGTTGCTGA
- a CDS encoding YraN family protein → MYRSALRLLATAVSSPELPLVPGERRREPSAESRSRDGTTAEDLAAIYLVLRGYRILCRRRANALGELDIVARKGRTLVLVEVRSRRTNSPVSARDTLTVAKQQRLAGCAELFRREHGMMALPWRIDLVAVELPARGMPRVADHLVGCIGDRSRP, encoded by the coding sequence GTGTACCGATCTGCCCTCAGACTGCTGGCCACTGCGGTGAGCTCGCCCGAACTGCCCCTGGTCCCCGGTGAACGGCGCCGGGAGCCCTCCGCTGAATCCCGGTCGCGCGACGGTACGACCGCTGAAGACCTGGCCGCCATCTATCTCGTGCTGCGCGGTTACCGGATCCTGTGCCGGCGCCGGGCGAACGCTCTGGGCGAACTGGACATCGTGGCCCGTAAGGGACGCACCCTTGTGCTGGTCGAGGTCCGGTCACGGCGCACCAATAGCCCTGTATCGGCCCGCGACACTCTCACTGTGGCCAAGCAACAGCGTCTGGCAGGCTGCGCGGAACTGTTCCGCCGGGAACACGGAATGATGGCGCTCCCGTGGCGGATCGATCTCGTCGCGGTGGAGCTCCCTGCGAGGGGAATGCCCCGAGTAGCCGACCACCTTGTGGGCTGCATCGGAGACCGGAGCCGGCCTTAG